From Puniceicoccus vermicola, one genomic window encodes:
- a CDS encoding acyl carrier protein, which yields MKLEELRATIADLFEIEGSSLTLETPFQDQGVYDSLKVVLLMAELEDQAGLSVPPEKTQELQTLQDILTFAREQGKPIEE from the coding sequence ATGAAACTAGAAGAATTACGTGCCACCATCGCGGACCTATTCGAGATCGAAGGGTCTAGTCTAACCCTCGAAACCCCCTTTCAAGACCAAGGTGTTTACGACTCCCTGAAAGTCGTTCTCCTGATGGCCGAGCTCGAGGACCAAGCTGGACTGAGTGTTCCACCAGAAAAGACCCAAGAGCTTCAGACCCTTCAGGACATTCTCACCTTTGCCCGCGAGCAGGGAAAACCCATCGAAGAGTGA
- a CDS encoding acetyltransferase, translated as MSSTKPLVIIGAGGHGVEVLWLAKNINKVAPTYEILGFCDDDRKLLGKTISGFPVLGGMDDVASSLQGPVYFQVGIGNNATRRDVARRAESLGWIPETLIDPSAAVAEDIQLGAGCYVGVCSNISPTAKIGRHVIVHNQSSVGHDTEMADFSQVAPGGRVLGHVTVGECGYLGSNAVVYPNKSVGAHAVLGACSFALTNIPDGAVAMGVPARIRTRHPLPESSTP; from the coding sequence ATGTCCTCAACAAAACCACTTGTGATCATTGGTGCTGGCGGGCACGGTGTCGAAGTCTTGTGGCTGGCGAAGAATATCAACAAGGTTGCGCCCACTTACGAGATTCTCGGTTTCTGCGACGATGACCGGAAGCTGCTCGGAAAGACGATCAGTGGCTTTCCGGTTCTCGGAGGGATGGACGACGTCGCCTCCTCTCTTCAAGGTCCGGTCTATTTTCAGGTTGGGATCGGGAACAATGCGACTCGTCGCGATGTGGCTCGCCGAGCGGAGTCCCTTGGTTGGATCCCTGAAACGCTCATCGACCCTTCCGCCGCTGTTGCTGAAGACATTCAACTGGGTGCGGGGTGCTACGTTGGGGTCTGCTCCAATATTTCTCCGACGGCAAAGATTGGCCGACATGTGATCGTTCACAACCAAAGTTCCGTTGGGCATGACACGGAAATGGCCGATTTCTCCCAAGTCGCTCCCGGGGGCCGGGTTCTCGGACATGTTACGGTTGGGGAGTGTGGCTACCTTGGTTCCAATGCGGTGGTCTATCCCAATAAATCCGTTGGCGCGCATGCCGTGCTCGGAGCCTGTTCTTTTGCACTCACCAACATTCCTGACGGAGCGGTGGCGATGGGAGTTCCCGCCCGCATCCGCACCCGCCATCCTCTACCCGAATCCTCGACCCCATGA
- a CDS encoding transposase → MKRKVRKKVEGQTAYYHLMSRTVNGEALFGDREREVLRKMIWQVADFSGVRVVTYAVMKNHFHLMVEVPPVTEVSDAELLRRYRRLYPKPTPWNPMRAEVLEKTLAEDGEEAEILRKNLTRRMHDISWLMKTLKQRFTLWFNRSRERFGPLWCERFKSVLIEGDRWALRTVAAYIDLNAVRAGLVEDPKDYRFCGYGEAMGGSRLARKGLMVVDRDLAGYRQTLYGSGGGEKEGKVAIDREEAVRVLEEEKGKLPLSVILRCRVRYFADGIVLGSPEFVDDHLKSEQDGRLRPRKPLQMRGADWRGLSVGNGMRKNLFG, encoded by the coding sequence ATGAAAAGGAAAGTTCGGAAAAAAGTCGAAGGGCAGACGGCTTACTATCATTTGATGAGTCGGACCGTGAACGGGGAGGCTTTGTTTGGAGATCGGGAGAGGGAGGTTCTGCGGAAGATGATTTGGCAGGTAGCCGATTTTTCCGGGGTGCGTGTGGTGACTTATGCGGTGATGAAGAACCATTTTCATCTAATGGTGGAGGTGCCTCCGGTGACGGAAGTTTCGGATGCGGAATTGCTTCGACGGTATCGGAGGCTTTATCCGAAGCCGACTCCTTGGAATCCGATGAGGGCGGAGGTTTTGGAGAAGACTCTGGCCGAAGATGGAGAGGAGGCAGAGATCCTGAGGAAAAACCTCACGCGTCGGATGCATGACATTTCGTGGCTAATGAAAACGCTCAAGCAGCGCTTTACCCTCTGGTTTAATCGGTCGAGAGAGCGGTTTGGGCCGTTGTGGTGTGAGCGGTTCAAGAGTGTATTGATTGAGGGGGATCGCTGGGCTTTGCGCACGGTGGCTGCCTATATTGATTTGAATGCAGTTCGCGCCGGGCTGGTCGAGGACCCGAAGGACTATCGTTTTTGCGGATACGGCGAAGCTATGGGCGGAAGCCGTTTGGCTCGCAAGGGGCTGATGGTGGTGGATCGAGATCTGGCTGGATACCGACAAACCCTTTATGGCTCTGGAGGGGGAGAGAAAGAGGGAAAGGTCGCGATTGATCGCGAGGAAGCGGTTCGAGTCTTGGAAGAGGAAAAAGGGAAACTGCCCCTTTCCGTCATTCTCCGCTGCCGGGTGAGGTATTTTGCGGACGGAATTGTCCTGGGCTCTCCTGAATTTGTAGATGATCATCTGAAATCCGAGCAGGATGGCCGTCTTCGTCCCCGCAAGCCTCTGCAAATGCGCGGAGCCGATTGGCGGGGGCTCTCGGTGGGGAATGGAATGAGAAAGAACTTATTCGGGTAG